In Phycisphaerae bacterium, one genomic interval encodes:
- a CDS encoding hydroxylamine oxidoreductase — protein sequence MYRSSCFLFLVVLGLAWGRSVDAQTWGLPELSPESRECSSCHKTENPSIYQQWGSSKHFRAHIGCYECHAAEEGEADAFKHEGRWIATIVSPKDCARCHVQEAKEFADSHHSKGARILGSLDNVLAEVVEGNQGFITPSFQHGVSAAAVSGCWQCHGTEVKVLPGGKLDPATWPNTGIGRINPDGSEGSCAACHSRHAFSSEQARHPDNCGKCHMGPDHPQMEIYYESKHGIAFRANIDRLNLDSPKWVVGEDYHHAPTCATCHMSATPTRQATKDRPAIAGLPITHDVGLRISWNNRPEISVRPEVSDKKMGLPGAEINWETRRNNMKNVCRNCHEDQWVNNFYTQYDGLVELYHDKFARPGLELYKLAQPLLRAVQFSNELDFIWFEIWHHEGRRARHGASMMGPDYTHWHGTYEVAKHFYSEYIPALEELVHQGLTSEDPAKIAAANKLQRKLQEVLDSGNHRWYINEMDPAERARRDQQREEFKKRYGQ from the coding sequence ATGTATCGTAGCAGTTGTTTCTTGTTCTTGGTCGTGTTGGGCTTGGCTTGGGGCCGCTCTGTCGATGCTCAGACCTGGGGGCTGCCGGAGCTCTCTCCAGAAAGCCGGGAGTGCTCCAGTTGTCACAAGACCGAGAACCCCAGCATATATCAACAGTGGGGATCCAGCAAGCACTTCCGGGCCCACATCGGCTGCTACGAATGCCATGCCGCCGAGGAAGGCGAGGCCGACGCCTTCAAGCACGAAGGGCGTTGGATCGCCACCATCGTTTCGCCCAAGGACTGCGCCCGCTGCCACGTGCAAGAAGCCAAAGAGTTTGCTGACTCCCATCATTCCAAGGGTGCTCGCATTCTCGGTTCTCTGGACAATGTGCTGGCAGAGGTGGTTGAGGGAAATCAGGGATTCATAACTCCGAGTTTTCAACATGGTGTGAGCGCTGCAGCGGTCAGCGGCTGCTGGCAATGCCACGGAACAGAGGTAAAGGTACTACCCGGCGGAAAGCTGGATCCCGCAACGTGGCCGAACACCGGAATCGGCCGGATCAACCCTGACGGATCGGAAGGCTCCTGCGCCGCGTGCCACAGCCGCCATGCGTTCTCCAGCGAGCAAGCCCGGCATCCGGATAATTGCGGTAAGTGCCACATGGGACCGGATCACCCCCAGATGGAAATCTACTACGAATCGAAGCACGGTATCGCGTTCCGCGCCAACATCGACCGGTTGAATCTCGATTCGCCGAAATGGGTCGTCGGCGAGGACTATCATCACGCGCCCACCTGTGCAACCTGCCATATGAGTGCGACGCCCACTCGTCAAGCCACGAAGGATCGGCCAGCGATTGCGGGGCTGCCGATCACGCACGATGTGGGGCTGCGCATCAGCTGGAACAATCGGCCGGAGATTTCTGTCCGTCCCGAAGTTTCCGACAAGAAAATGGGCCTGCCTGGAGCTGAGATCAACTGGGAAACACGCCGCAACAATATGAAGAACGTCTGTCGAAACTGCCACGAGGACCAATGGGTCAACAACTTCTATACCCAATATGATGGCTTGGTTGAGCTCTATCATGACAAGTTTGCCCGACCGGGCTTAGAGTTGTATAAGCTTGCACAGCCGCTCCTCAGGGCCGTCCAGTTCTCTAATGAACTGGACTTCATCTGGTTTGAGATCTGGCACCACGAAGGGCGCCGTGCTCGGCATGGCGCCTCGATGATGGGTCCGGACTACACGCACTGGCATGGCACGTACGAAGTTGCGAAACACTTCTACTCCGAATACATACCGGCCTTGGAAGAGTTGGTTCATCAAGGCCTCACGTCCGAGGATCCGGCCAAGATAGCGGCAGCCAACAAACTTCAGAGAAAGCTCCAGGAGGTTCTCGATTCCGGAAATCACCGTTGGTACATCAACGAAATGGACCCGGCGGAGCGGGCTCGTCGCGATCAGCAGCGCGAGGAGTTCAAGAAGCGGTATGGGCAATAG
- a CDS encoding sigma 54-interacting transcriptional regulator, producing the protein MDTRRTSSFSLDDVDIVELSVDAGETEAAGLSEGLEEFSLSKAGDQAHSGVESYPLFGGSFFVSVPIRMKDQLLGMVYASSNEDECLCLTGPLRDVGQVITPILYNCLIHERFARGDQRRDCLLELAGVISSSLDLKRVLGAALRVVGGLEGHRASAICLLNNGNRTFRTFSQSRAQRPIPELEPTIHRLDDTPIGWLLEHGKTYESPELTTDVPFAWDSDLHKQGVRRYLAVPLVARGRILGAFLFGRDDPRPWRKVEHWMYENIALQLALAIDNITKHEELRQWSGQLESQNAYLREEIDVERGFRELIGTSPAMESLRKDVQRVAPTDASVLITGETGAGKEMIARMIHQLSDRATLPLIKVNCPSIPETMFESELFGHERGAFTSAVEKRIGRFELAENGTIFLDEIGELSLAVQSKLLRVLQDGEFERVGGSKTLKSNARVIAATNRELSRAIEEGRFRSDLYYRLNVFPIHVPPLRERRGDIPSLVTAFAEEFSRKSGKPFMRVDDSCLRDLQQLNWPGNVRELRHVVERAVILSDNPVLTIEYGASDADTPDGQAGIQSRLDEVQAAEIRRVLNDCRWVVEGPRGAACALGIKPSTLRFRMNRLGIERPQDGS; encoded by the coding sequence TTGGATACCAGGCGAACTTCCTCATTTTCCCTTGACGACGTAGATATTGTGGAGCTATCCGTCGACGCAGGCGAAACGGAGGCGGCCGGCCTTTCCGAGGGCCTTGAGGAGTTCTCGCTGTCAAAGGCCGGCGATCAGGCGCATTCCGGCGTTGAATCCTATCCGCTATTCGGCGGCAGCTTCTTTGTCAGCGTTCCCATTCGCATGAAGGACCAACTGTTGGGAATGGTCTATGCATCCTCCAACGAGGACGAATGCCTTTGCTTAACAGGACCCCTGCGAGACGTTGGCCAGGTCATTACACCGATACTCTACAATTGTCTTATTCATGAGCGATTTGCCCGCGGGGATCAGCGGCGTGATTGTCTCCTTGAGTTAGCTGGTGTCATTAGCTCGTCGCTGGATCTCAAGAGGGTGCTCGGGGCGGCCCTTCGGGTCGTGGGGGGGCTAGAAGGCCATCGCGCCAGCGCCATCTGCCTATTGAACAATGGGAATAGGACATTCCGTACTTTCAGTCAGTCGAGAGCACAAAGGCCAATTCCCGAACTGGAGCCAACAATTCACCGGCTTGACGATACGCCAATTGGATGGCTACTGGAGCATGGCAAGACGTACGAGTCACCCGAACTGACCACGGACGTCCCTTTCGCCTGGGACTCTGACCTTCATAAACAAGGCGTCCGCCGCTACTTGGCCGTTCCACTCGTCGCCCGCGGCCGGATTCTGGGAGCGTTTCTTTTCGGCAGGGACGACCCGCGTCCGTGGAGGAAGGTCGAGCACTGGATGTACGAGAACATTGCGCTCCAGTTGGCCTTGGCGATCGACAATATCACAAAGCACGAGGAACTTCGGCAATGGAGCGGACAACTTGAGAGCCAGAACGCGTACCTGCGGGAAGAAATCGACGTCGAACGCGGATTCCGCGAGCTGATCGGCACTTCCCCTGCGATGGAATCTCTCCGCAAGGACGTACAGCGTGTGGCCCCGACGGACGCGTCGGTCCTCATTACCGGCGAGACCGGGGCGGGCAAGGAGATGATTGCCCGGATGATCCATCAGCTGAGCGATCGGGCCACACTGCCGCTTATCAAGGTGAATTGCCCGAGCATCCCGGAGACGATGTTCGAAAGCGAGTTGTTTGGCCACGAGCGAGGAGCGTTCACATCGGCCGTCGAAAAGCGAATTGGTCGATTCGAACTGGCGGAAAACGGCACGATTTTCCTCGACGAAATCGGCGAGCTTTCGCTGGCCGTGCAATCCAAACTCCTCCGCGTGCTCCAGGACGGCGAATTTGAACGTGTGGGGGGCAGCAAGACGTTGAAGTCGAACGCCCGAGTCATCGCCGCGACCAACCGCGAACTGTCGCGCGCGATTGAGGAGGGACGGTTCCGATCAGACTTGTATTACCGGCTAAACGTGTTTCCAATCCACGTTCCCCCTCTCCGTGAGCGTCGAGGGGACATACCGTCACTGGTGACCGCCTTTGCAGAGGAATTCTCAAGGAAATCCGGCAAGCCGTTCATGCGCGTGGACGACTCCTGTCTGCGCGATCTCCAGCAACTCAATTGGCCCGGCAACGTTAGAGAGCTCAGACATGTCGTGGAGCGAGCAGTGATCCTTTCGGATAATCCCGTGCTCACAATCGAGTATGGGGCATCCGATGCTGACACACCAGACGGTCAAGCAGGAATTCAGTCACGGCTTGACGAGGTCCAGGCGGCAGAAATCCGTCGCGTGCTCAACGATTGCAGATGGGTCGTAGAGGGACCTCGCGGAGCAGCATGTGCACTTGGCATCAAGCCATCGACGCTTCGATTCCGCATGAATCGGCTCGGCATCGAGCGACCGCAAGACGGCTCCTAA
- the nrfD gene encoding polysulfide reductase NrfD gives MTRYVTFLWQCVRLSFVGGWRYHLWMTVLTLLALLGLHAYCDQLVHGLITTGMSDQVSWGLYIANFTYLVGLAAAAAMLVIPVYIYRNMHLHDVVIFGELLAVAVIIMCLLFVTVDLGRPDRVLHLFRRFNFPISMLTWDVIALNGYLLLNLHICGYLLYCAYLRRPPSKAFYIPFVFIAIVWAVSIHTVTAFLYVGLGGRPFWNSAIIAPRFLASAFAAGPAFIILTLQIVRRYTNHQVSDEALLTLRRIVQVAMLINIFLLGCELFTEFYADSAHIASARYLYFGLHGYSSLVPWIWTAVGMNLLALAILILPASRGLGVLNLACVLSIIGIWVEKGMGLIVPAFVPTPLGEIVEYAPTLHEIFICIGIWAFGLLLYTIFVRISVPVLAGDISYAALYGESTTPGNSADFKESIHVS, from the coding sequence ATGACTCGGTACGTGACCTTCCTTTGGCAGTGTGTGCGACTCAGTTTCGTCGGGGGATGGCGCTACCACCTGTGGATGACGGTGCTGACTCTGCTGGCTCTGCTTGGACTGCATGCCTACTGCGACCAACTGGTCCATGGCTTGATCACGACGGGGATGTCGGATCAGGTCTCCTGGGGGCTCTATATCGCCAACTTCACCTATCTGGTGGGACTCGCCGCCGCGGCGGCCATGCTGGTTATCCCCGTCTATATCTATCGCAATATGCATCTGCACGACGTGGTGATTTTCGGCGAGCTACTCGCTGTCGCCGTCATTATCATGTGCCTTCTGTTCGTCACCGTAGATCTGGGGCGGCCGGACCGTGTGCTGCACCTTTTCCGGCGATTCAATTTCCCGATCTCCATGTTGACGTGGGACGTCATCGCGCTCAACGGCTACCTGCTTCTGAATCTGCACATTTGCGGATACCTTCTCTATTGCGCGTATCTTCGCCGGCCTCCGTCGAAAGCCTTTTACATTCCTTTCGTATTTATTGCCATTGTCTGGGCGGTCAGCATACACACGGTCACGGCTTTCCTGTATGTAGGGCTCGGGGGCCGACCGTTCTGGAATTCAGCCATTATCGCCCCGCGTTTCCTGGCAAGCGCATTTGCAGCGGGGCCGGCGTTTATCATCCTCACGCTGCAAATCGTCCGAAGATACACCAATCATCAGGTGAGCGACGAGGCATTGCTCACTCTCCGTCGCATCGTTCAAGTGGCGATGCTCATAAACATCTTCCTGCTCGGTTGCGAGCTCTTTACCGAATTTTACGCCGATTCCGCGCATATTGCGTCCGCGCGGTACCTGTACTTCGGCCTGCACGGCTATAGCTCGTTGGTCCCGTGGATCTGGACGGCCGTAGGCATGAACTTGCTTGCCCTGGCCATCCTGATACTCCCCGCGTCCCGCGGCCTAGGCGTGCTGAATCTCGCCTGCGTCCTGTCCATCATCGGCATTTGGGTGGAGAAGGGCATGGGCCTCATCGTTCCTGCCTTCGTACCCACGCCCCTGGGCGAGATCGTGGAATATGCGCCGACGCTCCACGAGATTTTCATTTGCATTGGCATTTGGGCGTTCGGGCTCTTGCTGTACACGATTTTCGTGCGGATCTCTGTGCCGGTTCTGGCCGGCGACATCTCGTACGCGGCCCTTTACGGCGAGTCCACGACGCCTGGGAATTCTGCTGACTTCAAGGAGTCGATTCATGTATCGTAG
- a CDS encoding 4Fe-4S dicluster domain-containing protein → MTDSPRRSDLQGVPSAGPQLTRRGFLRKSAAGAAGTAALVAAVSPLRQLDTDDLPSIERFFQKHYKEMTPEDKAAVLERVAREVEARHDVDVKIDDPQPLQGVEYVYGLSISRCIGCRRCVHACVKENNQSRSPEIQYIRVLKMPKGTIDVEKAEHHYDPPTVPDHASFYMPVQCHQCKNPPCVKVCPVEATWQEPDGITVIDYDWCIGCRYCEAACPYWARRFNFAEPNLPTEELNPNMAYLSNRPRRKGVMEKCTFCLHRVREGRMPACVEVCPTGSRKFGNVLDPNSEVGYILRHKRIFVLKQEVGTLPRFFYYFDERGGRFHDPVTQNPREGGT, encoded by the coding sequence GTGACCGACTCGCCTCGCCGGTCTGATCTACAAGGCGTCCCGTCCGCGGGTCCGCAGCTCACTCGGCGCGGCTTCCTCCGCAAAAGTGCGGCCGGAGCCGCCGGGACCGCGGCCTTAGTCGCTGCTGTCTCCCCGCTTCGACAGTTAGACACCGATGATCTCCCTTCCATCGAGCGATTCTTCCAGAAGCACTACAAGGAGATGACGCCGGAGGACAAGGCGGCCGTGCTTGAACGCGTTGCGCGGGAAGTCGAGGCGCGGCATGACGTCGACGTGAAGATCGACGATCCCCAACCCCTTCAAGGTGTCGAATATGTCTACGGCTTGAGCATCAGCCGGTGTATCGGCTGCCGCCGCTGCGTCCACGCCTGCGTGAAGGAAAACAATCAGTCGCGCTCGCCGGAGATCCAGTACATCCGCGTGCTAAAGATGCCCAAGGGCACGATCGACGTGGAGAAGGCCGAGCACCACTACGACCCGCCGACCGTTCCCGACCACGCCAGCTTCTACATGCCCGTGCAGTGTCATCAGTGCAAGAACCCGCCGTGCGTCAAGGTGTGTCCGGTCGAAGCTACCTGGCAGGAGCCCGATGGCATCACGGTCATAGACTACGACTGGTGCATCGGCTGTCGTTATTGCGAAGCGGCTTGCCCTTATTGGGCCCGTCGCTTCAACTTCGCCGAACCAAATTTGCCGACTGAGGAACTGAATCCAAACATGGCTTACCTCTCCAACCGCCCCCGTCGCAAGGGCGTCATGGAGAAGTGCACCTTCTGCCTGCACCGCGTTCGAGAGGGCCGAATGCCAGCATGTGTCGAGGTTTGCCCGACAGGGTCCCGCAAGTTCGGCAACGTACTCGATCCCAATAGCGAAGTGGGCTACATCCTGCGACACAAGCGGATTTTCGTGCTCAAGCAGGAGGTCGGCACCCTGCCCAGGTTCTTTTATTACTTCGACGAGCGCGGTGGCCGATTTCACGACCCCGTAACGCAGAACCCGCGGGAAGGTGGCACATGA
- a CDS encoding PKD domain-containing protein, which translates to MKVVVLLLTVLCPLLPSQAQLSLLPGDGDVSAAAGDQASPAISRGGDTTLVVWSDNRANPYGVFAWSVYETSRDIYGVRLDVNGNTIDPVPFAVVDAPANQTFPKIAWNGQVWLVVYQSVDQGGTGYYQDSLEAVRVSAGGEVLDAKPIKLFGLIPSGSSYWAVASDGNNWTVVNQNTPTSADIVAVRVSPSGVVLDPPTHVLVSGTYYQRSNLHLAYAGGVFALTYDDNYVNGTNTTKLVRFDSNLNLLGADPQPLLDVPLAGLASNGNSFYLVWDRQEPDFSVHVAGSRLGLDGAKLEGNGVNISGTKQPGYGSSTAVAWDGANWRVTWSDSPVLWTARVNASGQVLDPGSVIVAGPRTGPTAGDGVGGLRVVWTELADNNQDILTASVSPGNVAGPSQVLSIGAPLQLRSDVAAGGDGYMLVFRSSSSSAVRILAQPLDAAGSPVSSEPIQLDVGSYLNGPGSPNVAWNGTLYLVTWGTPSGIVAQRLSETGTKIDASPFVVMSGCLGPADVAGLGDDFLITGRQLGINVQFIFPVAARVSGRGNILDPIPTVLGHSFLRTAPAVVALGNRWLVGWHRNATHDDAFAVSMGAFVDAAGTPTPEFLIHPGFSTAGGNGIFEVGLGSSGEAAIFVQSQELSSGVENDLLAHIIQADGTVGPQISLTPWSGNQYRPRVAWDGTNFVVAFQDQRNRLAVNSLEQLDARSDLFAMRVTPSGGIVDPRGFVFSTNPTSETDPSVTASDGVTLIAGSLVISEEAFAGYRVGYDSFPSDGPVAVIQPSTLSGDVPLAVNFDSNGSTGISYYWKFGDGGISDAPNPLHVFYAPGDYLVTLTVADALGSQTVQAQMINATSPNQVPVAVATADRYAGNAPLNVVFSARGSYDPDGVIGNVEWLFSDGGHAYGATAYRTFTTTELKTVTLKCYDARGGIGITEITINVGGTNLPPVAQASAAPTNGSAPLVVQFSSNGSYDLDGNIVSYSWDFGDVFGARSSQPDPVHVYKYAGTYTARLTVTDDNNVSSSSTVSITVVPLQIPLVLCSDISLSAKSRGGIVRVTGVLKVVDQDLKGVSRATITARWTMPDGRTQMRTVVSDRRGNARLTNFGGHGTYTLTVVNITSAGHFFDPSVSVLSASVSG; encoded by the coding sequence GTGAAAGTCGTAGTGCTACTTCTGACGGTGCTGTGTCCGCTGCTCCCGTCGCAAGCACAATTGAGTCTACTCCCTGGAGACGGAGACGTTTCGGCAGCAGCAGGAGATCAGGCATCGCCAGCAATCTCGCGTGGCGGCGATACGACGCTCGTTGTCTGGTCTGACAATCGAGCCAATCCATACGGAGTTTTCGCCTGGTCCGTGTACGAGACGTCGCGGGATATCTATGGCGTACGCCTGGACGTGAACGGGAACACGATCGACCCTGTTCCTTTTGCAGTCGTAGATGCCCCTGCGAACCAAACCTTCCCCAAGATCGCCTGGAACGGCCAGGTTTGGCTTGTCGTTTATCAAAGCGTGGACCAGGGGGGAACGGGTTACTATCAGGACTCACTCGAGGCGGTTCGAGTTTCGGCCGGGGGCGAGGTGCTTGACGCGAAACCGATTAAGCTCTTTGGTTTGATTCCTTCCGGTTCCAGCTACTGGGCCGTGGCCTCCGATGGAAACAACTGGACGGTGGTAAATCAGAACACGCCCACCAGCGCGGACATCGTTGCAGTACGCGTCTCCCCCTCCGGCGTCGTTCTTGATCCGCCGACTCACGTCTTGGTGTCAGGGACATACTATCAGCGGTCGAACCTCCATCTCGCCTACGCCGGCGGCGTCTTCGCACTTACGTACGACGACAATTACGTCAACGGGACCAACACGACCAAACTTGTTCGATTCGACAGCAATCTCAACCTATTGGGCGCTGATCCGCAGCCGCTGCTTGATGTTCCACTTGCCGGCTTGGCAAGCAACGGCAATAGCTTCTATCTTGTCTGGGATCGTCAGGAACCGGATTTCTCCGTTCATGTCGCCGGCTCGCGCCTTGGCCTTGACGGGGCCAAGCTAGAAGGAAACGGCGTGAACATATCGGGTACGAAGCAACCCGGGTACGGCTCTTCAACCGCAGTCGCGTGGGATGGCGCAAATTGGCGCGTTACCTGGAGTGACTCCCCGGTACTCTGGACGGCGCGCGTCAATGCATCGGGTCAAGTGTTGGATCCTGGAAGTGTGATTGTGGCCGGCCCACGAACTGGCCCGACCGCGGGAGATGGAGTCGGCGGGTTGCGTGTCGTTTGGACGGAGTTGGCGGACAACAACCAAGACATTCTCACGGCCAGCGTATCACCCGGCAATGTCGCCGGCCCCAGCCAAGTACTTTCCATTGGCGCGCCGCTGCAGCTGCGGTCCGATGTCGCCGCCGGCGGCGACGGCTACATGCTCGTCTTTCGAAGCAGTTCCAGCAGCGCTGTACGCATCCTCGCGCAGCCCCTCGATGCCGCGGGAAGTCCGGTTTCCAGCGAGCCGATCCAGCTCGACGTTGGTTCGTATCTGAATGGTCCCGGCTCTCCGAATGTAGCATGGAATGGAACTCTCTACCTCGTCACTTGGGGCACACCTAGTGGAATTGTGGCTCAACGCCTATCTGAGACAGGTACGAAGATAGACGCATCACCTTTCGTGGTGATGAGCGGATGCCTCGGACCCGCGGACGTCGCAGGGCTGGGCGACGATTTTCTCATCACGGGGCGTCAGCTTGGAATCAACGTCCAGTTCATTTTTCCGGTGGCAGCCCGCGTCAGCGGCCGCGGCAACATCCTCGACCCAATACCAACGGTACTTGGCCATTCCTTCCTGCGAACGGCTCCGGCAGTTGTGGCCTTGGGGAATCGATGGCTTGTTGGGTGGCATCGCAACGCGACTCACGACGATGCGTTTGCCGTGAGCATGGGAGCATTCGTAGATGCGGCAGGCACACCGACTCCCGAGTTCTTGATTCACCCGGGATTCTCGACTGCCGGCGGGAACGGCATATTCGAGGTTGGTCTGGGTTCAAGCGGTGAGGCAGCTATCTTCGTGCAATCACAGGAGCTTTCGAGTGGCGTGGAGAATGACCTATTAGCGCACATCATCCAAGCCGATGGCACGGTGGGTCCTCAGATCAGCCTGACGCCTTGGTCAGGCAATCAATACCGTCCCCGTGTTGCGTGGGATGGCACGAACTTTGTCGTCGCCTTCCAGGACCAGCGCAATCGCTTGGCCGTCAACTCACTCGAGCAACTTGACGCGCGCAGCGACCTTTTTGCCATGCGAGTAACGCCGTCCGGCGGAATTGTCGATCCACGAGGATTCGTTTTTAGCACAAATCCGACATCTGAAACCGATCCTAGCGTCACCGCATCCGATGGCGTCACGCTCATCGCCGGGTCCCTAGTGATAAGCGAAGAGGCCTTTGCCGGCTACCGAGTGGGGTACGACTCATTCCCGAGCGATGGCCCAGTCGCGGTCATACAGCCAAGTACCCTGAGTGGGGATGTACCGCTGGCGGTGAACTTTGATTCCAACGGTTCAACGGGTATCTCCTATTATTGGAAATTCGGGGATGGAGGTATTTCCGATGCCCCAAATCCGCTGCACGTTTTTTACGCTCCAGGCGACTATCTCGTGACACTGACCGTTGCCGACGCACTAGGCAGCCAGACCGTCCAGGCCCAGATGATTAATGCGACGAGTCCCAACCAAGTTCCGGTCGCCGTTGCTACGGCTGACCGTTACGCCGGTAATGCCCCGTTGAATGTCGTATTTTCAGCCCGCGGCTCGTACGATCCAGATGGCGTCATTGGCAACGTTGAGTGGCTGTTCAGCGACGGGGGACATGCTTACGGCGCGACCGCATATCGCACATTCACGACGACCGAGCTCAAGACGGTGACCTTGAAATGCTACGACGCCCGTGGCGGCATCGGAATCACAGAGATTACGATTAACGTCGGAGGCACAAACCTGCCTCCAGTTGCTCAAGCGAGCGCCGCGCCAACCAATGGAAGCGCTCCTCTGGTGGTACAATTCAGCAGCAATGGATCTTACGATCTTGACGGCAATATTGTGTCCTATTCCTGGGATTTCGGGGATGTGTTCGGTGCCAGATCAAGTCAGCCTGATCCCGTTCACGTTTACAAGTACGCTGGTACATACACGGCAAGATTAACCGTAACCGATGACAACAACGTCAGCAGCAGCTCGACCGTCTCGATCACGGTAGTGCCGCTGCAAATACCGTTGGTGCTTTGCTCTGACATTTCGCTGTCGGCAAAGAGCCGGGGAGGTATTGTCAGGGTAACCGGCGTTCTGAAGGTGGTGGACCAAGATCTCAAGGGTGTCAGCCGGGCAACGATCACAGCGCGCTGGACGATGCCCGACGGCCGCACCCAGATGAGAACGGTTGTTTCGGATCGGCGTGGTAATGCAAGGCTTACGAACTTCGGAGGGCACGGAACCTATACATTGACCGTCGTGAATATTACGAGTGCCGGCCACTTCTTTGATCCTTCGGTCAGCGTATTGAGCGCGAGCGTTTCAGGGTAG